Below is a window of bacterium DNA.
GAACTTGTGATTTTATTGAACCAGTGATACCTCCTTGCATAATTATTTTTCAAATTCATTCCCTGTTGTATAACTGCCCAGTTCCCTTTTTTATCAACAAAAATATTATGGTGATAAAGTTGATACCCATCCTGAATACAATTATTATCAATTTTACTTGTAAGTTTTGAAATAAAAATAATTTCATCCTTCCTATCAATAAATCTGTTGTTTCTTATTTCTTCAGGTGTTAAAAGCCCATTTTTACCCTTCCCTCCAAAAATAAAAATTCCATATTCCGGGTTATTATTAAAAACATTTTTTAAAGCATGACATACTGTCGTAGTAACACCTGACGAATGCCAGTCAAAACCAGAGATACAACCAAGTACCTGGAAATAATAAGGGTCGGATAAACGTTTCAAAAATTCTTCTGTACCGAATTCCATTATTATCAACCTACCAATCTCAAAAAGTATTTTCTTCTGTCTTTCAAAAAGATATTTTGGTGCTGAACCGAAATGTAAAGGTAACTCTGTAATATTTCTTTCCATATTTTAATTTTAGCAAAATTTTTATTAAAATCTCTATTTTCTTAATTATAGTTTAAAACCAGTAAAAAAAAATGTAAAATTAAAAAATGGAAAAATTGTTAAGTATATACAATGAAGTTTACAAAATTATAAATTCGGTATCAGAGAATAAAAATGAAATAACAGAGATAAATCTTTTTAATGAAAAAAGAAAAGCAGGAATTTTGTTCCTTCCTGATTTTTGTTCTTCTGTATTAATTATTTTACCCGGAGCAGGATATAATGAAAAATTTCAAAAATCAGTTTTTAAAAATTTTAAATTTTTACTGAAAAAAAATATAGGGATATGTATTTTCAATCTAAATAATGGGAATTTGGATAAAGAGGATGTTATTTTTTTTAATTACTTTAAAGAAAAGATAGGAGAAATCAGAGGAATAATTGAGTATATAAAAAATGAGTTAAAAATAAAAAATGTAAATCTTCTCGGTATAAGTTTTGGTGGGATACTTGGATTCATTGTTGCAGCACTGGAAAAAGAAATAAAAAAATCTATTTTTATACTTTCAGGAGTTAATTTAGAATTTATTACATGGAAAAGTTTACTTCGTTTCAGAATAAAAAAGGATTGTAAAAGAGTTGTGTGTAAAAGAATGCATAAGGTATACAGAAATCTTTTAAAAAACAATCTGTATAATGAAATTTTAAATCTTCCAAGAAAATGTTTTCTTTATGACCCCTTTACATATCTGACCAATCTGATAGATAGAGAAATATTAATGATAAATAGTATTTTTGATATGATAATTCCTTTTTACTGTGTACTTGAGGTAAAAAAACGATTAAAAAATGTAAAGACGCTTTGGTATCCATCAACTCATCTAACATTAAAATTTTTTATCCCTTTTATTAGAAAAAATATACTGAATTTCTTAAAAAATGAAAATATATCCGGGAATTGATTTGATAGAGATAGAAAGATTTGAAAAAGCATACCAAAAATATGGAGAAAAATTTCTTAAAAAAATTTTTTATAATG
It encodes the following:
- a CDS encoding DUF763 domain-containing protein — encoded protein: MERNITELPLHFGSAPKYLFERQKKILFEIGRLIIMEFGTEEFLKRLSDPYYFQVLGCISGFDWHSSGVTTTVCHALKNVFNNNPEYGIFIFGGKGKNGLLTPEEIRNNRFIDRKDEIIFISKLTSKIDNNCIQDGYQLYHHNIFVDKKGNWAVIQQGMNLKNNYARRYHWFNKITSS
- a CDS encoding alpha/beta fold hydrolase; protein product: MEKLLSIYNEVYKIINSVSENKNEITEINLFNEKRKAGILFLPDFCSSVLIILPGAGYNEKFQKSVFKNFKFLLKKNIGICIFNLNNGNLDKEDVIFFNYFKEKIGEIRGIIEYIKNELKIKNVNLLGISFGGILGFIVAALEKEIKKSIFILSGVNLEFITWKSLLRFRIKKDCKRVVCKRMHKVYRNLLKNNLYNEILNLPRKCFLYDPFTYLTNLIDREILMINSIFDMIIPFYCVLEVKKRLKNVKTLWYPSTHLTLKFFIPFIRKNILNFLKNENISGN